A single window of Vibrio sp. HB236076 DNA harbors:
- a CDS encoding type II secretion system F family protein: MKHRKATWFEWQGFDRQLNFHQGRQLANNEQDITRLLAIQGITVHEVKKRPVSRWEYYRHSVRPRDRTQLIGQLTLLLQSGLALLPSLKLLKQQQTRQHCQQLLQQWITHLENGCSFSQALQISTPTWPQSDYQYFYIAEQTGQLDLMCQRLAKYYQGRQQRQEKLAQALRYPLIVLSVALLITYLMLTKMVPTFAQMFAQFDHDLPWLTMKLLAISGWATQYSLWGFLAFVSLFFSFKLMLNYIPSLQRLVAKALSVTPLLNNLMATQYYSQLCATLAITLSAGIALSQALKTLQDTVHNPIEQEKITAIVQALEQGHAFSTQLTKHHFPDDMIAMVELGENSGDLAGVLTQLAKNYQIKIEQKTQRIISLIEPTLILGLGALIAFMIMALYMPIFNLMNVII; this comes from the coding sequence ATGAAGCATCGCAAAGCCACCTGGTTTGAATGGCAGGGCTTTGATCGGCAATTGAATTTTCACCAAGGTCGACAATTAGCCAACAATGAGCAAGACATAACCCGCCTTCTCGCCATACAAGGTATTACGGTTCACGAGGTGAAAAAGCGCCCAGTCTCACGCTGGGAATACTATCGTCATTCCGTACGCCCCCGCGATCGCACTCAATTGATTGGTCAATTAACGTTGTTGCTGCAGTCCGGTTTAGCCTTGCTGCCTAGCCTAAAACTCTTAAAACAACAACAAACACGTCAGCATTGCCAGCAATTACTCCAGCAGTGGATCACGCATTTAGAAAACGGGTGCTCTTTTTCTCAAGCCTTACAAATCAGCACGCCGACTTGGCCGCAGAGCGACTATCAGTACTTCTACATCGCAGAGCAAACCGGCCAACTTGACCTAATGTGTCAACGTCTCGCAAAGTATTATCAAGGCCGACAACAACGACAAGAAAAACTCGCTCAAGCCTTGCGCTACCCTCTTATCGTATTGTCAGTTGCGCTGCTTATTACCTATTTGATGCTAACAAAAATGGTGCCAACCTTTGCTCAAATGTTTGCCCAGTTTGATCACGATCTTCCCTGGTTGACGATGAAATTACTGGCGATAAGTGGCTGGGCAACCCAATACAGCCTTTGGGGATTCTTGGCGTTTGTCAGCTTATTTTTTTCATTTAAGCTGATGCTCAATTATATCCCATCACTGCAACGGCTAGTGGCAAAAGCACTCTCTGTCACCCCCTTGCTCAACAACTTAATGGCCACTCAATACTACAGTCAATTGTGCGCCACGCTCGCCATAACGCTGTCTGCGGGGATTGCGTTGAGCCAAGCATTAAAAACACTACAAGACACAGTACACAACCCGATTGAGCAAGAGAAAATCACCGCCATCGTCCAAGCTCTAGAGCAAGGGCACGCTTTTTCCACACAATTGACCAAGCACCACTTTCCCGATGACATGATCGCCATGGTCGAATTGGGGGAAAATAGCGGTGACTTAGCCGGAGTGTTGACTCAACTGGCGAAAAACTACCAAATCAAAATCGAACAAAAAACCCAGCGCATCATAAGCCTGATTGAACCGACATTGATCTTAGGTTTGGGTGCGCTTATTGCTTTCATGATTATGGCCCTTTATATGCCTATCTTTAATCTAATGAATGTAATAATCTAA
- a CDS encoding A24 family peptidase — translation MTYFSASPIWFIALSSLFGLIIGSFLNVIIVRLPKIMENQWRQELRNCFPSEVSESQEPVLSLSLPRSHCPHCQTPLRIRDNIPLISFLCLRGRCHACRSKISWRYPLVEGISAMLTLAIFLKYDWTLLAFAYCGVIYSLLVLALIDWDTFLLPDTITLPLMWAGLLAAYLGISPVSLEHALLGAMAGYLVLWTLYWAFKLITGKEGLGYGDFKLLAALGAWVGSLYLLPILLIASFSGLFLALILLRKHQGDIQQPMPFGPSLAFAGALLLLWGEDIVSAYTHLILGY, via the coding sequence ATGACTTATTTTTCCGCCTCACCTATTTGGTTTATCGCCCTATCGAGTCTATTCGGGTTAATTATTGGCAGCTTCCTCAATGTTATCATTGTAAGGCTGCCGAAAATAATGGAAAACCAATGGAGACAAGAACTGCGCAACTGCTTTCCAAGCGAGGTTTCAGAATCACAAGAGCCCGTTTTATCCTTGTCTTTGCCCCGTTCTCATTGCCCTCATTGTCAAACTCCGTTACGCATTCGCGACAACATTCCTCTCATCAGCTTTTTGTGTCTGCGCGGGCGTTGCCATGCTTGCCGAAGTAAAATCAGTTGGCGTTATCCGCTGGTCGAAGGAATCAGTGCGATGTTAACCCTTGCCATTTTTCTTAAGTACGATTGGACACTACTCGCTTTTGCTTACTGCGGCGTGATTTACAGTTTACTCGTCCTTGCTTTGATCGATTGGGATACTTTTCTGTTGCCGGACACCATCACTTTACCGCTCATGTGGGCTGGGCTTTTAGCGGCCTACTTAGGCATATCTCCCGTGTCGTTAGAACACGCCCTACTCGGTGCGATGGCGGGTTATTTGGTGCTGTGGACCTTGTATTGGGCATTTAAGCTTATCACTGGAAAGGAGGGGCTTGGCTACGGAGATTTTAAATTGCTGGCGGCGTTAGGGGCTTGGGTCGGCAGCCTGTATTTACTGCCTATTTTATTAATTGCTTCATTTTCGGGGCTGTTTTTGGCACTGATTTTACTGCGTAAACACCAAGGGGATATACAGCAACCGATGCCGTTTGGGCCAAGCTTAGCCTTTGCTGGGGCATTACTCCTGCTCTGGGGAGAAGACATTGTATCGGCTTACACTCACTTGATTTTGGGGTATTGA
- the coaE gene encoding dephospho-CoA kinase (Dephospho-CoA kinase (CoaE) performs the final step in coenzyme A biosynthesis.), with the protein MSYVIGLTGGIASGKTTVANLFHQHFAIDIVDADVIARQVVEPGTPGLSAIKEHFGSDILDSDGHLNRRALRERVFQSQDDKLWLNQLLHPMIREKMLADLEKTTSSYTLLVVPLLVENHLQSLCERVLVVDIDTDCQRQRVIQRDRVSSEQAQRIIDAQASREQRLAVADDVINNQADITELLQQITLLHQLYLDMATQNARQ; encoded by the coding sequence ATGAGTTATGTCATTGGATTAACCGGCGGTATCGCCAGTGGTAAAACCACGGTTGCCAATTTATTTCACCAACACTTTGCGATCGATATCGTTGATGCAGACGTAATCGCCCGTCAAGTTGTCGAGCCGGGCACTCCTGGGCTTAGTGCCATAAAAGAACATTTTGGCTCAGACATTCTCGACTCAGATGGCCATTTAAATCGCCGAGCATTAAGAGAGAGAGTTTTCCAATCTCAGGATGACAAGTTATGGTTAAATCAATTGCTTCACCCTATGATTCGAGAAAAAATGTTGGCAGACTTAGAAAAAACCACCTCTTCCTACACATTGTTAGTGGTGCCATTATTAGTCGAAAACCATTTACAGTCGTTGTGCGAGCGGGTTTTGGTTGTGGATATCGACACAGATTGCCAACGGCAAAGAGTCATTCAGCGCGATCGTGTAAGCTCCGAGCAAGCACAACGTATTATTGACGCTCAGGCAAGTCGTGAACAAAGACTCGCCGTCGCCGATGACGTGATTAATAATCAAGCAGATATAACTGAACTTTTGCAACAAATCACATTACTTCATCAGTTGTATCTAGATATGGCGACCCAAAATGCGCGACAATAG
- the zapD gene encoding cell division protein ZapD — protein sequence MNTHNFEHPLNEKTRIYLRVEHLLKQAQTSAPLNDAYQYQIFFRSLFDLLEIFEQIHLKSELAKDLEKQRQMYRLWIGVDGVDQAMLTQLLDDIDHAHRQLMSEPRIGQQLKEDGFLSSIRQRFSLPGGACCFDLPALHFWLGEEEKKEQDSQRWLDSLTGLSGALQLWLKLCRETGHYQQKMAQAGFFQSDASEANILRLAIPSHFGAYPMISGHKNRFAIKFINFDDGQASTQDIDFELAVCS from the coding sequence ATGAATACCCATAATTTCGAACACCCTTTAAATGAAAAAACTCGCATTTATTTGCGAGTCGAACACCTCCTAAAGCAAGCGCAAACCTCTGCGCCACTTAACGATGCCTATCAATACCAAATATTCTTTCGCTCTCTGTTCGACCTATTAGAAATTTTTGAGCAAATTCACCTTAAAAGTGAACTGGCCAAAGATTTGGAAAAGCAACGTCAAATGTATCGGCTCTGGATCGGTGTCGATGGTGTCGATCAAGCAATGTTAACGCAATTGCTCGATGACATTGATCATGCTCATCGTCAATTAATGAGTGAGCCTCGTATTGGCCAACAATTAAAAGAAGACGGCTTTTTAAGCTCCATTCGTCAACGCTTTAGCCTACCAGGAGGAGCGTGTTGCTTTGATCTTCCAGCCTTACATTTTTGGCTAGGTGAAGAAGAAAAAAAAGAACAAGACTCTCAACGTTGGCTCGATAGCTTGACCGGGTTGAGTGGTGCCTTACAATTGTGGTTAAAACTATGCCGAGAGACGGGTCATTATCAACAGAAAATGGCTCAAGCGGGTTTCTTTCAAAGTGATGCCAGTGAGGCCAATATTTTACGCCTCGCCATCCCAAGCCATTTTGGTGCCTATCCAATGATATCTGGTCACAAAAATCGCTTTGCGATTAAGTTCATTAATTTTGACGATGGGCAAGCAAGCACTCAAGATATCGACTTTGAATTAGCGGTCTGCAGTTAA
- the yacG gene encoding DNA gyrase inhibitor YacG: protein MKKIIHVKCPQCQQAVTWDSTSPYRPFCSKQCQMIDFGEWADEEKSIPGAPDMSDADGWSE, encoded by the coding sequence ATGAAGAAAATCATTCACGTTAAATGCCCCCAATGTCAGCAAGCGGTCACTTGGGATAGCACTAGCCCCTATCGACCATTTTGCAGTAAACAGTGCCAAATGATCGACTTTGGTGAGTGGGCAGATGAAGAAAAAAGTATTCCTGGCGCGCCAGATATGTCTGATGCTGACGGTTGGTCTGAATAG
- the rplS gene encoding 50S ribosomal protein L19: MSNIIKALEQEQMKQDLPTFAPGDTVVVQVKVKEGDRERLQAFEGVVIRKRNRGLHSAFTVRKISNGEGVERTFQTHSPVVDSIEVKRRGAVRRAKLYYLRDRSGKAARIKEKLTKK; encoded by the coding sequence ATGAGTAATATCATCAAAGCTCTTGAGCAAGAGCAAATGAAGCAAGACCTACCAACTTTCGCACCAGGTGACACTGTTGTGGTTCAAGTTAAGGTAAAAGAAGGTGACCGTGAGCGTCTACAGGCGTTCGAAGGTGTCGTTATCCGTAAACGTAACCGCGGTCTACACTCTGCTTTCACAGTTCGTAAGATTTCTAACGGTGAAGGTGTTGAGCGTACGTTCCAAACTCACTCTCCAGTTGTGGATAGCATTGAAGTGAAACGTCGTGGTGCAGTACGTCGTGCCAAGTTGTACTACCTACGTGATCGTTCAGGTAAAGCGGCTCGTATCAAAGAGAAGCTTACTAAGAAGTAA
- the trmD gene encoding tRNA (guanosine(37)-N1)-methyltransferase TrmD encodes MWVGVISLFPEMFRSITDFGVTGQAVKKGLLNVQVWNPRDYALDKHRTVDDRPYGGGPGMLMMVQPLRDAITDAKAAAPGKTKVIYLSPQGRKLDQQGVEELSQSDNLLLICGRYEGIDERIIQSHVDEEWSVGDFVMTGGELPAMTLIDSVSRFVPGVLGDIASAEEDSFANGLLDCPHYTRPDVLDGLPVPEVLQSGNHKAIRRWRLKQSLGRTWLRRPELLENLALTDEQEQLLAEFIKEYREQ; translated from the coding sequence ATGTGGGTTGGCGTTATTAGCCTTTTTCCCGAAATGTTTCGCAGCATTACGGATTTTGGAGTGACTGGCCAAGCGGTTAAAAAAGGATTGTTGAATGTTCAGGTGTGGAATCCACGCGATTACGCGCTAGATAAGCATCGAACAGTTGATGATCGCCCCTATGGTGGTGGACCAGGCATGCTCATGATGGTACAGCCTTTGCGCGATGCCATTACGGATGCAAAAGCCGCAGCACCGGGAAAGACGAAAGTCATTTATCTCTCGCCACAAGGTCGCAAACTCGACCAACAAGGCGTTGAGGAACTGTCGCAAAGCGATAATTTATTATTGATTTGTGGCCGTTACGAAGGGATAGATGAGCGCATTATTCAGTCTCACGTTGACGAAGAATGGTCAGTGGGAGATTTTGTAATGACGGGAGGAGAACTTCCGGCAATGACGTTGATTGACTCTGTCTCTCGGTTTGTACCTGGAGTACTCGGTGATATCGCGTCTGCTGAAGAAGACTCTTTTGCTAACGGCTTGTTAGACTGCCCGCATTACACGCGCCCTGATGTGTTAGATGGATTGCCCGTACCAGAGGTATTGCAGTCCGGTAATCACAAGGCAATCCGTCGCTGGCGACTTAAACAGTCGTTAGGTCGCACTTGGCTTAGAAGACCAGAGCTCCTGGAAAACCTAGCTCTGACTGACGAACAGGAACAATTACTGGCGGAGTTCATTAAAGAATACCGCGAACAGTAA
- the rimM gene encoding ribosome maturation factor RimM (Essential for efficient processing of 16S rRNA) yields the protein MSMQGKETMSSSADKVVVGKLGSTYGIRGWLKVFSYTDNAESIFDYRPWFIKQQGKWVELNVESWKRHNKGMVAKLDGVEMREDAHLLTNAEIAINPDVLPELSEDEFYWRELFGMQVVTTNGYDLGVVNDMLETGSNDVLVVQANIKDAFGKKERLIPFLEEQVIKNVDRNAQRIEVDWDPGF from the coding sequence ATGTCGATGCAAGGTAAAGAAACAATGAGCTCATCAGCAGACAAAGTCGTGGTCGGTAAGCTGGGTTCGACGTATGGAATTCGCGGGTGGCTTAAGGTTTTTTCCTACACAGACAATGCGGAAAGTATTTTTGATTATCGTCCTTGGTTCATTAAGCAACAAGGAAAATGGGTTGAGTTAAACGTCGAAAGCTGGAAGCGCCATAACAAAGGTATGGTCGCTAAGTTAGACGGTGTAGAGATGCGTGAAGACGCTCACTTACTGACTAATGCTGAGATCGCCATTAACCCAGATGTATTGCCGGAACTGTCAGAAGATGAATTCTACTGGCGCGAATTATTTGGTATGCAAGTAGTGACGACAAACGGTTACGACCTCGGTGTGGTAAACGATATGCTCGAAACTGGCTCCAATGATGTTTTGGTCGTACAAGCGAATATTAAAGATGCTTTTGGCAAAAAGGAGCGGTTAATTCCGTTTCTTGAAGAGCAAGTGATCAAAAACGTTGATCGCAATGCTCAACGGATCGAAGTTGACTGGGATCCTGGGTTTTAA
- the rpsP gene encoding 30S ribosomal protein S16, translating to MVTIRLARHGAKKRPFYQIVVADSRNAATGRFIEKVGFFNPTATGQEEGLRLDLDRVNHWVGQGASLSDRVAKLVKDAQKAA from the coding sequence ATGGTAACCATTCGTTTGGCACGTCACGGCGCTAAAAAGCGTCCATTTTATCAAATCGTAGTAGCGGACAGCCGTAATGCGGCAACTGGCCGTTTCATCGAGAAAGTAGGTTTCTTTAACCCTACTGCAACTGGTCAAGAAGAAGGTCTACGTTTAGACCTCGATCGCGTTAACCACTGGGTTGGTCAAGGCGCATCACTTTCTGATCGTGTTGCTAAACTAGTGAAAGACGCTCAAAAAGCGGCTTAA
- the ffh gene encoding signal recognition particle protein: MFDNLTDRLSKTLKNISGKGRLTEDNIKETLREVRMALLEADVALPVVRDFVKRVKEGAVGVEVSKSLTPGQEFIKIVQAELEAVMGESNEALNLAAQPPAVILMAGLQGAGKTTSVGKLSKLLTERDKKKVLVVSADVYRPAAIKQLETLASDVGVDFFPSSPDQQPIDIANAAIDHAKRKFYDVLLVDTAGRLAIDEDMMAEIQQLHQAINPVETLFVVDAMTGQDAANTAKAFGDALPLTGVVLTKVDGDARGGAALSVRHVTGKPIKFLGVGEKTDALEPFHPDRVASRILGMGDVLSLIEDLQRNVDQDKAEKLAKKFKEKKGFDLEDFREQLGQMQNMGGMMGMMNKLPGMSQLPSDVKDKVDDKMFKQMEAIINSMTMKERQHPDVIKGSRKKRIAAGSGTQVQDVNRLLKQFTQMQKMMKKMQKGGMKGMMRNMQGMMGGMGGGGGFPPFGR; this comes from the coding sequence ATGTTTGATAATTTAACGGATCGTTTATCCAAAACGCTGAAAAACATCAGCGGTAAAGGTCGGCTGACCGAAGATAATATAAAAGAAACCTTGCGCGAAGTGCGAATGGCTTTACTTGAGGCCGATGTTGCCTTGCCGGTGGTTCGCGACTTTGTCAAACGCGTCAAAGAGGGCGCCGTTGGGGTTGAAGTATCGAAATCACTGACCCCAGGCCAAGAGTTTATTAAAATTGTTCAGGCCGAGCTAGAAGCGGTGATGGGTGAGTCAAACGAAGCGCTCAATTTGGCCGCCCAACCGCCAGCCGTTATTCTGATGGCGGGTTTACAAGGTGCCGGTAAAACCACCAGTGTCGGTAAACTGTCGAAATTGCTGACTGAAAGAGATAAGAAAAAAGTGCTGGTGGTCTCCGCCGATGTTTATCGCCCTGCAGCGATCAAACAGTTGGAGACCTTGGCATCGGATGTTGGCGTTGACTTTTTCCCGTCGAGTCCTGATCAGCAGCCCATTGATATTGCCAATGCGGCAATCGACCACGCGAAACGCAAGTTTTACGATGTTCTACTTGTCGATACCGCAGGGCGTTTAGCCATTGACGAAGATATGATGGCTGAAATTCAGCAGCTTCATCAGGCGATCAACCCCGTCGAAACGCTCTTTGTCGTTGATGCGATGACAGGTCAAGATGCGGCGAACACCGCAAAAGCCTTTGGTGATGCCTTGCCATTAACCGGTGTGGTTTTGACTAAGGTTGATGGCGATGCTCGTGGTGGTGCGGCGTTATCTGTTCGACATGTCACGGGTAAACCCATTAAGTTTTTAGGGGTTGGTGAAAAAACCGATGCCCTGGAGCCTTTCCACCCAGATCGCGTTGCTTCGCGAATTTTGGGCATGGGAGATGTGCTTTCTTTAATTGAAGACTTACAGCGCAATGTCGATCAAGATAAAGCCGAAAAACTGGCCAAAAAATTCAAAGAGAAGAAAGGCTTTGATTTGGAAGATTTTCGTGAGCAACTCGGTCAGATGCAAAACATGGGTGGCATGATGGGTATGATGAATAAACTACCTGGCATGTCTCAACTGCCTTCGGATGTGAAGGACAAAGTTGACGATAAAATGTTTAAGCAAATGGAGGCCATCATTAACTCCATGACAATGAAAGAAAGACAACACCCTGATGTGATTAAAGGATCGCGCAAAAAGCGTATTGCTGCTGGCTCTGGAACTCAAGTTCAAGACGTCAATCGCCTATTGAAGCAATTCACACAGATGCAAAAAATGATGAAGAAAATGCAAAAGGGCGGCATGAAAGGCATGATGCGCAATATGCAAGGCATGATGGGTGGCATGGGCGGTGGCGGTGGTTTTCCACCGTTCGGACGCTAA
- a CDS encoding inner membrane protein YpjD, producing MDNFIALAASAFYLLAIANIVPALAHQTGIKVKTVFTCAMLALVFHAWLMFDLIFADSVNNLSILNVASLMSFIISFAMSSSMLKNRLWFMLPIVYAFAVVNLLAANFTPVTVGKHLQDDAKLLLHIGLALTSYCILIVAALYSIQLAWLDHKLKCKKALAINPNLPPLMLVERQLFKILIAGTVLLTGTLLTGYLFVQGIYAEENAHKAILSFVAWLVYLILLWGHYQRGWRGRLVTWFCVSGSAILTLGYFGSRFVSEVILR from the coding sequence ATGGATAACTTCATCGCTTTAGCAGCATCGGCTTTTTATTTGCTCGCCATTGCCAATATTGTTCCTGCTTTGGCGCACCAAACTGGGATCAAAGTCAAAACCGTTTTTACTTGTGCCATGCTGGCATTGGTTTTTCACGCTTGGTTGATGTTCGATCTGATTTTTGCTGATTCGGTGAATAATTTAAGTATCCTTAACGTGGCTTCTCTCATGAGCTTTATCATCAGTTTTGCTATGAGTAGCTCTATGCTCAAAAACCGCTTGTGGTTTATGTTACCCATTGTTTACGCCTTTGCCGTTGTCAATTTACTCGCGGCCAATTTCACGCCAGTGACGGTGGGGAAGCATTTACAAGATGACGCCAAATTATTACTCCACATTGGTTTGGCCCTAACGTCCTATTGTATTCTTATTGTTGCCGCCTTGTACTCCATTCAGTTAGCTTGGCTTGACCACAAATTAAAATGCAAAAAGGCATTGGCAATTAACCCCAATTTGCCACCCTTGATGTTGGTTGAGAGGCAACTCTTTAAAATTTTAATCGCAGGTACGGTTTTACTTACCGGTACACTACTCACTGGCTATTTGTTCGTGCAAGGTATCTATGCCGAGGAAAATGCGCATAAAGCCATCTTGTCTTTTGTCGCTTGGTTGGTGTATCTGATCTTGTTGTGGGGACATTATCAACGTGGTTGGCGTGGGCGTCTCGTTACCTGGTTCTGTGTTTCCGGCAGTGCGATTCTAACATTGGGTTACTTTGGCAGCCGTTTTGTCAGTGAAGTCATTTTGCGTTAA
- a CDS encoding HlyC/CorC family transporter: protein MDDISTGILFTLLACLIFISAYFSGSETGMMSLNRYRLRHLANQGDKSAQRVEKLLNRPDRLIGLILIGNNLVNILASAIATIIGMRLYGDYGVAIATGVLTVVVLVFAEVTPKTLAALYPERVSYISSVLLALLMKVLAPLVIAMNFITNGFIRLLGVKADHNGEDNLSSEELRTVVNEAGALIPRRHQDMLVSILDLEHVTVNDIMVPRNEITGIDINDDWKSIQRQLTHSPHGRIVLYRDRIDEAVGMLRSREAYRLMLEKNEFNKKTLLKAADEVYFIPEGTPLNVQMLKFQRKKERIGLIVDEYGDIIGLITLEDILEEIVGEFTTSISPSLSDEITPQADGTFLIEGSTNIRDINKGLRWKLPTNGPRTLNGLLLEHLEDIPDAVISLRIAGQRMEVVEMEENRIKQVKVWPKKKSIRALG from the coding sequence TTGGACGACATCTCTACGGGTATATTATTCACATTACTCGCTTGTCTCATTTTTATTTCAGCTTACTTTTCAGGTTCAGAGACCGGCATGATGTCTCTCAACCGCTATCGCCTCAGACACCTGGCTAACCAAGGTGATAAAAGTGCGCAACGAGTTGAAAAATTATTAAACCGCCCAGACCGATTAATTGGCCTTATTCTAATCGGCAACAACCTCGTCAATATCTTGGCTTCAGCGATTGCAACTATCATCGGTATGCGCCTTTATGGTGACTACGGCGTGGCGATTGCCACTGGGGTGTTGACCGTCGTTGTTTTAGTCTTTGCAGAAGTCACGCCAAAAACGCTCGCCGCTCTTTACCCTGAGCGAGTGTCTTACATCAGTAGCGTTTTGTTGGCATTACTGATGAAAGTCTTAGCTCCGCTTGTGATCGCGATGAACTTCATCACTAATGGCTTTATCCGCTTGTTGGGCGTCAAAGCCGATCACAATGGCGAAGATAACTTGAGCTCAGAAGAGCTTCGCACTGTGGTCAATGAGGCTGGCGCTTTAATTCCGCGCCGCCACCAAGATATGTTGGTTTCCATACTTGACCTGGAACACGTCACCGTCAATGACATCATGGTACCAAGAAATGAAATCACTGGGATTGATATCAATGATGACTGGAAGTCCATACAGCGCCAATTAACCCACTCTCCACATGGGCGTATTGTGTTGTACCGCGATCGTATTGATGAAGCGGTCGGTATGTTACGCTCACGTGAAGCGTACCGCTTAATGTTGGAAAAAAACGAGTTCAACAAGAAAACCTTGCTCAAGGCAGCCGATGAAGTCTACTTCATTCCCGAAGGGACGCCATTGAATGTACAAATGCTCAAATTCCAACGCAAAAAAGAACGCATTGGTCTGATTGTGGATGAATACGGCGACATTATTGGCCTGATCACTCTCGAGGATATCCTCGAAGAGATTGTTGGTGAGTTCACAACCTCAATTTCACCGAGTCTGTCCGATGAAATTACCCCGCAAGCTGACGGTACTTTCCTGATTGAAGGCAGCACCAATATTCGCGATATCAATAAAGGGCTGCGCTGGAAGCTGCCCACCAATGGTCCACGAACGTTGAATGGTCTACTGTTAGAGCATTTAGAAGACATTCCCGATGCGGTGATCAGCTTGCGTATTGCAGGGCAGCGGATGGAAGTGGTAGAAATGGAAGAAAATCGCATTAAACAAGTCAAAGTCTGGCCAAAGAAAAAGTCGATACGCGCCTTAGGTTAA
- the luxS gene encoding S-ribosylhomocysteine lyase has translation MPLLDSFTVDHTRMQAPAVRVAKTMTTPSGDTITVFDLRFTAPNKDILSEKGIHTLEHLFAGFMRQHLNGEQVEIIDLSPMGCRTGFYMSVIGQPAEAQVATAWTAAMQDVIKVKQQSDIPELNEYQCGTASMHSLSEAQEIAKAIIEAGIQVNKNEDLALPESMLKELKVD, from the coding sequence ATGCCTTTATTAGACAGTTTTACCGTTGACCATACACGAATGCAGGCACCTGCTGTTCGAGTTGCCAAAACCATGACAACCCCAAGCGGGGATACCATTACGGTATTTGATTTGCGCTTTACCGCACCGAACAAAGACATTTTATCGGAGAAGGGAATTCATACTCTCGAGCATTTATTTGCTGGTTTTATGCGTCAGCATTTAAATGGTGAACAGGTCGAAATCATTGATCTTTCGCCGATGGGCTGTCGTACCGGTTTTTACATGAGTGTGATTGGCCAGCCTGCAGAAGCGCAAGTCGCGACAGCTTGGACGGCCGCGATGCAAGATGTAATTAAAGTGAAACAGCAAAGCGACATTCCAGAGCTCAATGAGTACCAATGTGGTACGGCGTCAATGCACTCTCTTAGCGAAGCTCAAGAGATCGCAAAAGCGATTATCGAGGCCGGTATTCAAGTGAATAAAAATGAAGACCTCGCCTTGCCTGAGAGCATGCTTAAAGAACTCAAAGTCGATTGA